In Eublepharis macularius isolate TG4126 chromosome 4, MPM_Emac_v1.0, whole genome shotgun sequence, the following are encoded in one genomic region:
- the CRBN gene encoding protein cereblon isoform X1 translates to MAADEGGGEQENNMGNHLQLIPAESEEEDDIDMEVEDPDSTDAEKPNIINFDTSLPTSHVYLGSNMEEFHGRTVHDDDSCQTIPVLPHVMVMLIPGQTLPLQLFHPQEVSMVRNLIQKDRTFAVLAYSNVLEREAHFGTTAEIYAYCEEREYGIETVKVKAIGRQRFKVLEIRTQSDGIQQAKVQILPERVLPSTMLAVQLESRNRCHIFPSSKPTAWQDQHVHQWRQKYQKRKFHCASLTSWPPWLYSLYDAETLMERVKQQLHEWDENLKDESLPSNPIDFSYRVAACLPIDDALRIQLLKIGSAIQRLRCELDIMNKCTSLCCKSCLDTEITTKNEIFSLSLCGPMAAYVNPHGYVHETLTVYKACNLNLSGRSSTEHSWFPGYAWTIAQCRICRSHIGWKFTATRKDMSPQRFWGLTRSALVPRIPETEDESGQEKSPLLCL, encoded by the exons CAGAGAGTGAGGAAGAAGATGATATTGACATGGAAGTTGAAGATCCAGACAGCACTGACGCTGAAAAGCCAAACATCATTAATTTTGACACTAGTCTGCCAACGTCACACGTG TATTTAGGATCTAACATGGAAGAGTTTCATGGGAGGACTGTTCATGATGATGACAGTTGCCAGACGATTCCAGTCTTGCCCCATGTGATGGTGATGTTGATTCCTGGACAGACGTTGCCTCTGCAGCTGTTTCACCCACAAGAGGTCAGCATGGTGCGGAATTTAATACAGAAAGACAGAACCTTTGCTGTTCTTGCATACAG CAATGTACTTGAAAGAGAAGCACATTTTGGAACAACTGCTGAAATTTATGCCTACTGTGAGGAACGGGAGTATGGAATTGAAACTGTTAAAGTAAAAGCAATAGGAAGACAGAGGTTCAAGGTGCTCGAAATAAGAACTCAATCAGATGG AATCCAGCAGGCAAAAGTACAAATCCTTCCTGAGCGAGTACTGCCTTCAACGATGTTGGCAGTGCAGCTGGAATCTCGCAACAGATGCCACATATTCCCTTCTTCCAAGCCTACAGCGTGGCAGGATCAGCATGTACATCAATGGCGACAGAAATATCAAAAG CGCAAGTTCCACTGTGCTAGTCTGACTTCTTGGCCACCTTGGCTGTATTCCTTATATGATGCG GAAACCTTGATGGAGAGAGTCAAACAGCAACTGCACGAGTGGGATGAAAATCTTAAAGATGAATCGCTTCCATCAAATCCAATAG ATTTTTCATACAGGGTTGCAGCTTGTCTGCCCATTGATGATGCATTACGAATTCAGCTCCTTAAAATTGGTAGTGCTATTCAACGACTTCGATGTGAGCTAGATATTATGAACAAA TGTACATCCCTATGTTGTAAGAGCTGTCTGGACacagaaataacaacaaaaaatgaaataTTCAG TTTGTCCTTGTGTGGACCTATGGCTGCATATGTGAATCCACATGGCTACGTGCATGAGACCCTTACTGTATACAAAGCCTGCAACCTGAATCTGAGTGGCAGATCTTCCACAGAACACAGCTGGTTTCCTGG GTATGCGTGGACAATTGCCCAGTGTAGGATCTGTAGAAGCCATATTGGTTGGAAGTTTACTGCAACAAGGAAGGATATGTCACCTCAAAGATTCTGGGGACTGACCCGTTCTGCCCTGGTGCCAAGGATTCCAGAAACAGAAGATGAATCAGGCCAAGAAAAATCACCCTTGCTTTGCTTATGA
- the CRBN gene encoding protein cereblon isoform X2: protein MGNHLQLIPESEEEDDIDMEVEDPDSTDAEKPNIINFDTSLPTSHVYLGSNMEEFHGRTVHDDDSCQTIPVLPHVMVMLIPGQTLPLQLFHPQEVSMVRNLIQKDRTFAVLAYSNVLEREAHFGTTAEIYAYCEEREYGIETVKVKAIGRQRFKVLEIRTQSDGIQQAKVQILPERVLPSTMLAVQLESRNRCHIFPSSKPTAWQDQHVHQWRQKYQKRKFHCASLTSWPPWLYSLYDAETLMERVKQQLHEWDENLKDESLPSNPIDFSYRVAACLPIDDALRIQLLKIGSAIQRLRCELDIMNKCTSLCCKSCLDTEITTKNEIFSLSLCGPMAAYVNPHGYVHETLTVYKACNLNLSGRSSTEHSWFPGYAWTIAQCRICRSHIGWKFTATRKDMSPQRFWGLTRSALVPRIPETEDESGQEKSPLLCL, encoded by the exons AGAGTGAGGAAGAAGATGATATTGACATGGAAGTTGAAGATCCAGACAGCACTGACGCTGAAAAGCCAAACATCATTAATTTTGACACTAGTCTGCCAACGTCACACGTG TATTTAGGATCTAACATGGAAGAGTTTCATGGGAGGACTGTTCATGATGATGACAGTTGCCAGACGATTCCAGTCTTGCCCCATGTGATGGTGATGTTGATTCCTGGACAGACGTTGCCTCTGCAGCTGTTTCACCCACAAGAGGTCAGCATGGTGCGGAATTTAATACAGAAAGACAGAACCTTTGCTGTTCTTGCATACAG CAATGTACTTGAAAGAGAAGCACATTTTGGAACAACTGCTGAAATTTATGCCTACTGTGAGGAACGGGAGTATGGAATTGAAACTGTTAAAGTAAAAGCAATAGGAAGACAGAGGTTCAAGGTGCTCGAAATAAGAACTCAATCAGATGG AATCCAGCAGGCAAAAGTACAAATCCTTCCTGAGCGAGTACTGCCTTCAACGATGTTGGCAGTGCAGCTGGAATCTCGCAACAGATGCCACATATTCCCTTCTTCCAAGCCTACAGCGTGGCAGGATCAGCATGTACATCAATGGCGACAGAAATATCAAAAG CGCAAGTTCCACTGTGCTAGTCTGACTTCTTGGCCACCTTGGCTGTATTCCTTATATGATGCG GAAACCTTGATGGAGAGAGTCAAACAGCAACTGCACGAGTGGGATGAAAATCTTAAAGATGAATCGCTTCCATCAAATCCAATAG ATTTTTCATACAGGGTTGCAGCTTGTCTGCCCATTGATGATGCATTACGAATTCAGCTCCTTAAAATTGGTAGTGCTATTCAACGACTTCGATGTGAGCTAGATATTATGAACAAA TGTACATCCCTATGTTGTAAGAGCTGTCTGGACacagaaataacaacaaaaaatgaaataTTCAG TTTGTCCTTGTGTGGACCTATGGCTGCATATGTGAATCCACATGGCTACGTGCATGAGACCCTTACTGTATACAAAGCCTGCAACCTGAATCTGAGTGGCAGATCTTCCACAGAACACAGCTGGTTTCCTGG GTATGCGTGGACAATTGCCCAGTGTAGGATCTGTAGAAGCCATATTGGTTGGAAGTTTACTGCAACAAGGAAGGATATGTCACCTCAAAGATTCTGGGGACTGACCCGTTCTGCCCTGGTGCCAAGGATTCCAGAAACAGAAGATGAATCAGGCCAAGAAAAATCACCCTTGCTTTGCTTATGA